A window of the bacterium genome harbors these coding sequences:
- a CDS encoding conjugal transfer protein TrbD, which yields MEDQPKRIASLDSPRTIPVHKALTRPVLLAGADRELVLSNGVVVVALLLGIGLSWYTFTVSACLLVVGHWGLVLLTKRDPEIRRVYVRHVRLATYYPAAPRPLRRAPLVQPSVTVSE from the coding sequence ATGGAAGACCAGCCCAAGCGGATTGCCTCGCTTGATTCGCCGAGAACCATCCCCGTCCACAAGGCACTCACGCGTCCGGTGCTCCTCGCGGGAGCAGACCGCGAGCTCGTTCTCTCGAACGGCGTCGTGGTCGTGGCGCTGCTCTTGGGGATCGGCCTCTCCTGGTACACGTTCACTGTCTCGGCCTGCCTGCTCGTCGTCGGCCACTGGGGCCTGGTACTCCTGACCAAGCGCGACCCGGAGATCCGGCGCGTGTACGTGCGGCACGTGCGGTTGGCAACGTACTACCCCGCGGCGCCGCGGCCGCTTCGGAGGGCTCCGTTGGTCCAGCCCTCCGTGACCGTCTCGGAGTAG